In the Saccharococcus thermophilus genome, CGAGACCTGTGAAATTTTATAAAAAATTGTAGAGCCTGCTGCCACCGCCCCTCACATTTTCAAGACAGAATGGTAGGGGTAGAGTGCCTCAGCCATACAGAAACTACTTCGCATAACTTAACTTATGCGAAATTAATTATTTACTTATGCGAAGTAAAATGGTAATATATAGTTAAAAGGTTGATATTTTCTTATTGTATTTTACCAATATTATACATTTATTAAGGAGTCTTAACTTCGCATAACTAAAATAAAGGAGGAAGTACCATGAATATCCAAGAGCAAAACTCACAGTTGATTGACGATTTTATTTTTCAACTCAAAAAAGCAGAGAACACAAAAGCAAGTTACAAACGTGATCTTGAGTTATTCAATCGTTACTTATCAAAGACAAACATTTCAATTAATGAATTAAACAACAATACTGTTCAAATGTTTATTGATGCTTTAGAACAAGGTTCAATTAGAAATAAAGATGGCAAAAAATATAGTCCTTCTACAATCAATCGTATTTATGCAGCAATCCGCACTTTCTGTAATTACACAAATCAACATGATGCAGTTAAAGATATTGATATTAATCAAACGGAACACATTTCAAAATTATCGCCAAAATCAATTGAAACAGATGAAATTGAAACTATTCGTTTACGAATATCAAATAGCCGAAAGCCATCTGCTCAACGTGATTTAGCTATATTTGATATGCTTTATTTGACTGGTGTCCGTGTGAGTGAATTGGTTAACCTTACAAAAGACGATCTTGAATATGACGAAATCGAAAAAGTTTATAGAGTTCATGTTCGTGATTCAAAAAATAAAAAGGCACGTTCCATTCCAATACAAAAAGATAAATTCAAATACATTAAACGTTATTTAGATTCAAGACGTGATAATGTCCCGTATGTATTCATTTCTCAAAGACAAAAGCAATTAACAACACGCTCTATTCAAATGATGCTGAAGGAATATGGAATAACACCGCATATGCTTCGCCATACATTCTGTACTCGTTTAGCACGTTCTAACCAATACGATTTATCTATGATCGCTTCACTTGCTGGTCATTCAATCACTGTTGCTCAACGCTACACAACACCAACTGAAAAACAAAAAGCGGAAGCAATTGCAAAAGCCTTCTCATTAGATTAATGTGAGAAGGTTTTTCTTATTCCTCTAATTCGCTATCCCATTCTTCAAACTCAGCCTCTAATACATCTCTATCCACTTCTTGTTCTTGCTTCATTGCTGCCTCAATTGAATGTTTACTTACTGGTTTTCCTAATCCACGATCAATGATGTACTGTAAAACCTGTGCTTTTACACGACTGTTGTTTGTCGTTTCAGCAAGTTCCCATAATTTTGTTACTGCATCTTCTAACTTGCTATCAATAATTTTTTCAACGAGGACTTTTCTTTGCTGTATTCGCCTGTCAAGCTCAGCCTTAAATTCAGGATCATCTAGCCAATTATATATTGCTTGCCTCGACACTCCTACTTTTTTCGCAATTTCCGTTTTCGGCAACTCTCCATCAACCAATAATTGAATCGCTAATAATTTTCTATCGTCTAAAATTTCTCTATTCATATGTCAAGCTCACCACCTTTACACTTAACATTTTATTTAACAAGTTGTCTGTATGTTTACACTCACTCAATCCCAACTACCTTCTTCACATCCTTAATCACCTTCTCAGCTCCCCTCTTAGCAATCTCATATTCCCTCGCCAACTCTTCACACTTCCTTTTATCATTTCTATATATTCTCATATACCATCGAAGCATGAACATTCGATCAGTCCACTTATTAACCGCAGGCGTATCAATCTTCACAGTATGTTTGTGTTTACATCTAACGCATTCATAGTACCGATGATACACAGGATCACCATAATAAAAACCAACCATATCCTTCTTAATTTTCTTTACCTTAAACGTTGTAGGGCATCGTTCACATTCAACAAATTTGAATGCCATTCATTTGTCACCAGCCACATATTATATAAACATATAACAATTTACTTATATAATAAAAAATTAATCACCTAACTCATCCTCACTAATCCACTTTACTTCTGTATCTTCAGGAATCATTATTACCCCTTCGTTCATCATCCTTTTCAAACATTCCTCATCTAAATTATCCTTCACAATAAAAATCGATGCATTTTTAGGCACTTCCACAATTTCATCATCTTTAATATAAGTAATCTGCTCTTGTCTTTCATCATGCAATTTCATTCATACTCACCCACTCACATTCTTGTCTTGCAATCTCCATCAATTCATTGATGCTCTTTTCAAAATTTTCTCCGCCAAGCTGCATTGCAAAGTATTTCTTTTTCCCATCCTGTTCAAATGTAGCCACAATCCCAAAATCACCATCCAATCCTTTTTCCTTTTTCATTTCATCGCTAAAAAACTCAATTCGTTCAATACGAAAATTTTTCATCTTATCCCTCCAACGCCTTCAGTTCATTTACCAAATCCAATAACCCATCAATCACCATTTTTCTTGCCTCAACATCACGTACAACCTTAACAGCAAAATCATGACTACAACCAAGCTGGTTTTTTATTTTTGTAATCAACTTATCCGTGTCTGAACTTTTTTTGTCTAATTTTTCTTTTAAGCGACATTTAAGATACAAATCTTCAAATTCCTCTAAACTTAACCCATTCACAATAAACTCATAATTAAATCCCGTTTCCTTCATAATTGTACCAATCATTTTGTTAAAGTCCTTCACCGTTTTCCCTCCAAAGCCTTTAATTATCCATTCACTAAATAATGCAATTCTCTTGCCAAAATACACTTCACTTTATTCCCTCCAAATAAAAAAGCACCCCGAAGGATGCTTTAACTACAATCTTATTCTTCCTGTTCATCTTCATCATTTTCTTCAATTTCTCTAACAAATATCGCTACATTACAATAAGTACCGTTCTCATCATTTTGAGGCACTAAACTATGAAGTTCCCAACCATCTTCAGATTGCTCATGTAGTAATACTTCAAAATCATATTTTGGTGTCTTATCAAGAAGAGATTCAACTTCTATAACTTTATAAACTTTACGTTTACGCATCCTATTCCCTCCCTTCCGTCTACTCAATTCAACGAAAAGGAAAGGAATTCCTGCAAATCACATAATAAATACGGTGGACTCGGCAGGACTTGAACCTGCGACCTTCGGATTATGAGTCCGCTGCTCTAACCAACTGAGCTACGAGTCCAAAAAGAAAAACTGCTTTATTTAAAGTAATTTCAATCTTTCTTATTTTCTTCAAGCAAACTCAATGTCGGCTCCTCATTTTCTTTAAAGACCTTATAAAGGTATGCAACGATTTCCCTTATACTTTCACATACTTTGCTAACTACCTTCTCCAACTCCTGTCTTATTTCTTTCCCTTCTTCAGAATCAAGAAATTGTCTGATTTTTTCTGTATCTCCAGTTTCAACAACAGTTTTTAATTTATCAAGCAATTGCATCTTGTTCATCATTGTTTTGTTGTTCCTCCTTCTTCATTCGTTCGTATTGTTTCTGACAGCTTTTATTACAGAACTTTTTATTTTCATTAACTATGTATTCATCACAATTCAGACACTTCTTCACGATATGTCCATCGGTTGCAATCTGCTCAAATATCGGATACAAATCATATCTCCGCATGAAATTATGTATTTTGGTATGCTGCCCTTTCTCAAGCACCAATAAATTTTCTGGACGATTATCAGCAACATTCATATTCAAATGATGTACTTCTTCATTCGGTCTTAATGACCGTCCTAACATCTTCTCAGCAACAATAACATGTTCATAGACATATCCAGCCCATTGACCACGCTTAATCGCTCTCGGATGATTTGGCATGTAAACAAGTATGTATCCATTTGATTTCTTATCCTTTCGTGTCTTTTGTTTCATTCACTTCAACTCCTACAAAATAAAAAACATCCTTTTTCAGGATGTTTTAATTCTTCTTAGTACTTTTTCGACCTTCTCCAGTAATCAAAACTTTATAGAACCATTGTTCTAATTTTTTCTTTAATTCTTCTGCTTCTTTTTCATCGATTTCAACATATTTAAATGTTACTTTAAAATCTTCAGGTCTCTGTCTTCTTCTCGGTTTCTTCTCCATTTTTAATCTCCTTGTGTTTCGTTATTTGCATTACTTAAATTCTTTTGTTTTCGTTTCTCTTCTAATTCTTTTTCGATGTTATAAATTATTATCTGTTTAACCACTTCTATGAAACGCTCATATCGTTCTTTGCTTGTTGCAGTTATATTTACTTTTACTTCACCAATATATGGCACATTCTTTGGTTTTCTTCCCATATTGATCCCTCTTTCATCCTGTTTAACCCACTTTAATGTACAAAAAACAAAAGAGGGGATCAATCATTGATTCTTTACAGAAAAGTAAAAAAGCTACATTTCTAAATGTCGCTTTCATCATCATATTTCGGCTCCCAATCATCAAACACGCACTTCCCACATTCCATTTGTCCAGCTTCTTCATATAGAATTCTTAATCCGCATTTCGTACAACGAAAATAATCAGGAATCTGTATCATCACATCACCTTTTCCCATTCAATTCGAATTTCCCCATCTTCAATCATTTTCTTTGCCACAAATTGATAAAACCCATCATCAAACGGCACATCATCCTCATCACATCTGAGAACATATTCAATATACGCTTTTGAATATTCGGGATAACCAACAAAATAGTTCTCCACATTCATCTTGAAAATTCGGTCTGCAAATAGCAAAGCTTCTGTTTCTGTATCAAAATGCTTTCGAAAATCTGGATTCCATTCATGTGTTTCTTTATCCCAAAAATAGATATCGTTCATGTAGAAAAATCGCTCTAAAAAATCGCCCCAAGCTGTCAAGGCGTTTACAAATTCACGAAACTTTTCATTCTGTGCAATCCTCACAGCCATTTCATTTTCTATAAATCCCTCAACATCTGTTTCTGAATACGGTACAAACACATATTCACCATTAACAATAAATACATGGTGTTCAGGAGGAGCAACGATCACTCTTCATTCGCTCCTTTCTTAAACTCCGGCACTTCCACTTTTGGCATTGGAATCGTCCGCAATGTATTTACTTTCATAGCTTCTTCAAGTGACTTTTTCAAAGCATCTTTATCAACTTTTTCAAGAGCCTTCTGTAACTCTGGATTCGGTTTCCATGCTTCAACCAACGACTTATCTGTCGGCTTCCACTCCTCAACATTAACCTCTTTTTTAGCTTCCTGCTTCGATTCAATTAGCATCTTTACGAGCAATTCCAGCTTCTCTAATCGCTCATGCATTTGTCTAATTTCCTCTTCAATTCCAAACAAAAACCGTTTTGCCAGTCCGTAAAAGAGTTGGTCACTCGCTCCACGGCAAGCATGAAACATCAATTCTTCAATTTCGTGTCCATTCATTTCAGTGACTTGTTTTTGTTCCAACCGTTTATAATCTCTCATCGCTTTTTCTCCTTTCGTTTTTTAATTTGTTGTTGCTTTTCTTCATATTGCTTTTGGTACTCCCTCATAAGCTGTTCAAATGTCTTTTTCCTTTTCTTACGCTCAAATTTCATTCAATCACTCCGTTTAAAAAGATGAGGCAGGAAACGAATCCTGCCTTTAAAAGGGGTGTAAAAATGAATAATGATTTAAAAACAATAATAAGAGGTAATCAAATGGGTTTGGGTTGTCTATGCTTATGTTTTACGACCGAGCAATAGACAGGCACTAGCATTTATTCCACTAGCGATGCGGTCAAGCAATTAATCCATGAAAAATAATGATACTCCGAACAATTCCTCGATTTTCTTCGCTGTCTTCTTCGATGGCATTTTCTTTCCATTCTCAATATAACTGTACATTGCTTGTGTAATTCCGATCTTTTCTGCTACATCTTTTTGCGTCAAACCTAACATGATTCTTATTTTCTTGATTTTGCTCATCACCTCTCTCACCTGCCCTACATATCTATCGTAAAGTTATGAAATATAACCTAAAAAATAAGACAGCCGAGTGTTCCGGCTGCCATTAAATAAATTATAAAAATACAGGAGGAATTTTAAATGACAATCGTTGCTGATGCTTCTGATATTCGTGAAATGGCTAAAGGATACAGAGAAATGAAGCTGATAAAGTTATTCGTAAAGCATTAATTAAACTTGCAACAAAAGAATCTCGTATTGTTGAAGAAGTTGCCAAACAAAAAGTTGAAACAAAAAGCACAAATAAGTTAACTTTTATAACCTACTCGTGCTTCTGTTACCCTTAAAGACTCTTATCGCAATTTATAAAAAATAACCCCAAATCCCTTGCTACTCTAAGGAATTTAGGGTATAATTATTTATTTACCTTTGAAAAAAATTAATAAAAACTATTGAAAAATAATGATTTTTTGCACTTTTATTTTCGTTCAACTTTTTTCTGTTTCTGTCTCAACCGTTTTACCCTCTCACGTTCACGCTTCTTGGCACACTTTTCACAGTACTTTTTCGCTCGTTTCTTCTCAATCCGTTCGCCACACATTTCACATTGTTTCGTTCCCTTTAAGTTGCGTTCTAAGTTTTTCAATATTATATCGCCAAAACTTGACCAAAGAGTTGTCTTAAACGGACTGTCTTTCAAATATTTCACTAATACATCTGTTACATATTGCACATCGTTATTAACCTTTAACAGCTCTTCTCTGATACGTTGATATATGTACGGCATTTTATGAGATTCATGTTCTTCTTGATCGTTCATCAGCTGCTTTTTGTTTTTGTTTAATTCTTCATATTTACTGATAATCTCTTCATCCAATTTCACTCTTTTGTTCTTCATCAACATTTTGTAATCAAACTTACCAGCAATTTTTGTGAAATTAATTCTCTTGTCGGGGATAATCTCATACAATCTGTTCACCGTGCTATTGTTGATTGGTTCAACTTTCTTTTCCTTCTTAAATGTGAGCGTTCTTTTTTTGCCGTCTTTCATTATTTGAACTTTTTTAGTTTCTTCTTTCACGTACTTAAAGAAATGTGGCATTTTGCCCTTTGCATAAGATTTCAACTTCTGCTTTACATAGTCAGGCGGCTCAGGCATAAACAAAGTCTTCGCATAATCAATCACAAAATTGTTGTACATCGTTAACCACTTAATGGCATCCAAATCCACATTTTCACTATTCCAAATCTTCGTAATGTCATTACTGATTACACCGATATTCGCTTTATAAGCTAAGATTAAACTTTTATAAATATTCTCTGAATTAATTTCTTCTGCACCTGCTTTAGCCATTTCATAATACAAAGGAACAATACCTTGCATATTTCTTTCTGCAACTTTTACCAATGTCTCATCTTGAATCACAAGAGCTTTATCACCATCATTATCAAATTGTAGCATTTTACTAATCGGATCATGAATACTTGTATAAATACCTTCTGTAATAAACCATTTTTTCTTTTCATCATCAATTACGTTATTTCTAATGGCATGTTCACGATATAGGTGAGGGGAGCGTAACACATCAACTTTACCTTCTTCAAATAATCTGCAATAAACTTCACCATTGGCAAGCAAGCCTTTTGGATTTTCTTTTCCTAAAAACAACTTCTCACAGAACGCATATAGGTCTGGGCATAGAAAAGTGTATTTGCCATTCACATTTAATTTCCCGGCTCTAGCTTCTTTAACTAACTTTCTCTTTTTATCTTTAATAACTTGTCTTGAATGCGAATCATTCAACAATTCAGGGTACAGCAATAAAGCCTGCTGAAACCAATTTTTCTTTTTATTTTCTTTTGTTGCTCCCAACACTCTCAACATTGTTTCTTTATCGCTACCCACATTTAGAATATCTTGAATCGTACTTTCTGCAATCTTTTTTAATTCCTCATCAGAAATATCAGTTAAAGTCTGCAACATCTGATAATTCAATTTTGCCTCACCAGACGTATCTTCTTCATTTAACTTTGCTGCTTGGCAATTGTACTTGATAAATCTATCCTTGTAATCTTCCCAACTATCATAATACTTCCACATTTTAAACTGCGATTTAGTGAAAATCACCTGTATATCGTCTTTAATAATGTCCCATTCCTTGCCATAAATATCTTTGACAATAAATGAGCCATGTTCTTTTGCAAACTTATCAAAAGGGAACGGGACTAATAACCCTTTAATCCACGGCAATCTGACCATGAAAGATTTTTTACTCTTTTTAGGTAAAATCATCCCGCAGCCATCAGTATGCGTAATAGGTATATCCATTTCTTTTCTTGTAATTTCATATGTATCCCGATTAATATAATCAAATAAGCTATGTACATTTGTCTCTAGATCATCTACAACAATAGCTTTATGAATATTAAAATCCTTCCATACTTCTGTAGCGCTGTTTGTTAAAGCTAAGTATGCTTGATATTTATTGATATTAACTCCGCCTTTTTGATTGATTTCATCAACACTCAACCCACAAGTTAAAGAATTTTTATGTCTTTCCCATAAGGATTCACGAAGAAACACTGCCTTCTTCGTCCGAATCTGACCTGCTGAGCTACTGAAATATATGTATTTTTCACCATTATGTATAAATCCATTTTTAATAATGTCCTCTAAAA is a window encoding:
- a CDS encoding HNH endonuclease; the protein is MKQKTRKDKKSNGYILVYMPNHPRAIKRGQWAGYVYEHVIVAEKMLGRSLRPNEEVHHLNMNVADNRPENLLVLEKGQHTKIHNFMRRYDLYPIFEQIATDGHIVKKCLNCDEYIVNENKKFCNKSCQKQYERMKKEEQQNNDEQDAIA
- a CDS encoding DUF4177 domain-containing protein — protein: MRKRKVYKVIEVESLLDKTPKYDFEVLLHEQSEDGWELHSLVPQNDENGTYCNVAIFVREIEENDEDEQEE
- a CDS encoding helix-turn-helix domain-containing protein, yielding MSKIKKIRIMLGLTQKDVAEKIGITQAMYSYIENGKKMPSKKTAKKIEELFGVSLFFMD
- a CDS encoding phBC6A51 family helix-turn-helix protein codes for the protein MNREILDDRKLLAIQLLVDGELPKTEIAKKVGVSRQAIYNWLDDPEFKAELDRRIQQRKVLVEKIIDSKLEDAVTKLWELAETTNNSRVKAQVLQYIIDRGLGKPVSKHSIEAAMKQEQEVDRDVLEAEFEEWDSELEE
- a CDS encoding tyrosine-type recombinase/integrase — protein: MNIQEQNSQLIDDFIFQLKKAENTKASYKRDLELFNRYLSKTNISINELNNNTVQMFIDALEQGSIRNKDGKKYSPSTINRIYAAIRTFCNYTNQHDAVKDIDINQTEHISKLSPKSIETDEIETIRLRISNSRKPSAQRDLAIFDMLYLTGVRVSELVNLTKDDLEYDEIEKVYRVHVRDSKNKKARSIPIQKDKFKYIKRYLDSRRDNVPYVFISQRQKQLTTRSIQMMLKEYGITPHMLRHTFCTRLARSNQYDLSMIASLAGHSITVAQRYTTPTEKQKAEAIAKAFSLD
- a CDS encoding TraR/DksA C4-type zinc finger protein, which codes for MVLYGLLGTEREKLKENGGMKMTVKPEKLVRIYSVDTSAFYNDNEVKIHKKILKLYQHRDILKKRLSDKKYKNNEERYKYYKKYISKRITKLKNELHKSFSENKSIRTLRPKALKENKVIGLFESVLTRTLGIKENELSEDIIVVQVYYFQVLEDIIKNGFIHNGEKYIYFSSSAGQIRTKKAVFLRESLWERHKNSLTCGLSVDEINQKGGVNINKYQAYLALTNSATEVWKDFNIHKAIVVDDLETNVHSLFDYINRDTYEITRKEMDIPITHTDGCGMILPKKSKKSFMVRLPWIKGLLVPFPFDKFAKEHGSFIVKDIYGKEWDIIKDDIQVIFTKSQFKMWKYYDSWEDYKDRFIKYNCQAAKLNEEDTSGEAKLNYQMLQTLTDISDEELKKIAESTIQDILNVGSDKETMLRVLGATKENKKKNWFQQALLLYPELLNDSHSRQVIKDKKRKLVKEARAGKLNVNGKYTFLCPDLYAFCEKLFLGKENPKGLLANGEVYCRLFEEGKVDVLRSPHLYREHAIRNNVIDDEKKKWFITEGIYTSIHDPISKMLQFDNDGDKALVIQDETLVKVAERNMQGIVPLYYEMAKAGAEEINSENIYKSLILAYKANIGVISNDITKIWNSENVDLDAIKWLTMYNNFVIDYAKTLFMPEPPDYVKQKLKSYAKGKMPHFFKYVKEETKKVQIMKDGKKRTLTFKKEKKVEPINNSTVNRLYEIIPDKRINFTKIAGKFDYKMLMKNKRVKLDEEIISKYEELNKNKKQLMNDQEEHESHKMPYIYQRIREELLKVNNDVQYVTDVLVKYLKDSPFKTTLWSSFGDIILKNLERNLKGTKQCEMCGERIEKKRAKKYCEKCAKKRERERVKRLRQKQKKVERK